The following coding sequences lie in one Cryptococcus tetragattii IND107 chromosome 7, whole genome shotgun sequence genomic window:
- a CDS encoding GDP-mannose transporter 2, with protein MASYTPSSSRPHTPLGLSPRGSYTNLASAAYDASSPGGHGAKDEKERLRAEREVQEALLKAQDGVEKAKKEEAGMPASTVVLPILNYCVASIMMTVVNKFVVSGRQFTMTFLLLAIQSFVCVACVWFAKRIGVINFRDWDLNDAKAWFPVSSLLVAVIYTGSKSLQFLSIPVYTIFKNLTIILIAYGEVIWFGGHVTPLTLCSFFLMVGSSVIAAWADISTTLARLSAGVAVVDPISGADVPLSSSTVLDTMNVGYLWMFVNCLASAGYVLFMRKRIKVTGFKDWDSMFYNNLLSIPVLFVFSLIIEDWGAASFSRNFPEEGRTFLLSAIAFSGAAAVFISYSTAWCVRICGATTYSLVGALNKLPVAASGILFFGDPMNFGNVSAILVGGVSGIVYAVAKTNQAKVEKAKQTKGGDSKA; from the exons ATGGCCTCCTAcaccccctcctcctctcgtcCACATACCCCTCTGGGCCTCTCGCCTAGAGGCTCGTACACTAACCTGGCGTCGGCCGCGTACGACGCGTCTTCCCCAGGAGGGCATGGTGCGAAGgacgagaaagagagactGAGGGCAGAACGCGAAGTACAAGAAGCGTTGCTGAAAGCCCAGGATGGTGTggagaaggccaagaaggaggaggcagGCATGCCTGCGAGCACAGTTG TGCTCCCCATCCTGAATTATTGTGTTGCATCTATTATGATGACTGTTGTGAACAAGTTTGTGGTGTCTGGTCGACAGTTTACAATGACATTTTTAC TCCTTGCTATCCAATCATTTGTCTGTGTCGCCTGTGTATGGTTCGCCAAGCGTATAGGCGTCATCAACT TCCGTGACTGGGACCTGAACGATGCCAAAGCGTGGTTCCCCGTGTCGTCTCTTCTCGTCGCCGTAATTTACACTGGCTCAAAATCGCTTCAATTCCTGTCCATCCCCGTTTATAC AATTTTCAAGAACCTTActatcatcctcatcgcctATGGCGAAGTCATCTGGTTTGGCGGGCACGTCACTCCTCTCACTCTTtgttcattcttcctcatgGTCGGTTCATCCGTCATCGCTGCATGGGCCGACATTTCCACCACCCTCGCGAGATTATCAGCCGGTGTCGCCGTTGTGGACCCCATCTCTGGTGCAGACGTTCCCCTCTCAAGCAGCACAGTGCTGGATACGATGAACGTGGGTTACTTGTGGATGTTTGTCAACTGCTTGGCTTCGGCCGGCTATGTTCTCTTTATGAGGAAACGTATCAAGGTGACTGGATTCAAAGATTGGGATTCAATGTTTTACAACAACTTGCTTTCTATCCCTGTTTTGtttgtcttttctctcatcatcgaaGACTGGGGAgctgcctctttctctcgcAATTT CCCCGAAGAAGGTCGaacctttcttctttccgctATCGCCTTTTCCGGCGCCGCCGccgtcttcatctcctaCTCCACCGCATGGTGTGTCCGTATCTGTGGCGCGACGACATACTCCCTCGTCGGTGCTCTGAACAAGCTGCCCGTCGCGGCGAGCGGCATCTTGTTCTTTGGGGACCCCATGAATTTCGGGAACGTGAGCGCTATCTTGGTTGGAGGCGTGAGTGGGATTGTTTATGCGGTGGCCAAGACGAATCAGgcaaaggtggagaaggcaAAGCAGACGAAAGGCGGGGATAGTAAGGCGTAA